The proteins below are encoded in one region of Homo sapiens chromosome 2, GRCh38.p14 Primary Assembly:
- the LOC124906010 gene encoding uncharacterized protein LOC124906010 isoform X2 — protein MVALRGSWTSLRDPSQQGPEKQAHTQWSLQELHLSWSACEPVVWRGEDALPHEKKVVIPMGSTDEDTGPQLCPLSEAFLTWGFWVKGAPRQRLMWDRVWTVEPQSVICKPV, from the exons ATGGTGGCCCTGCGTGGCTCGTGGACCTCTCTCAGGGACCCCTCTCAGCAGGGGCCGGAAAAGCAGGCCCACACCCAGTGGTCATTGCAGGAACTTCACTTGAGCTGGTCTGCTTGTGAGCCTGTGGTTTGGAGAGGAGAAGACGCACTTCCCCATGAGAAAAAG GTGGTCATCCCCATGGGCTCCACAGATGAGGACACCGGCCCTCAGCTCTGCCCCCTCTCAGAAGCCTTCCTCACCTGGGGGTTCTGGGTGAAGGGAGCTCCCCGCCAGAGACTCATGTGGGATCGTGTGTGGACCGTAGAGCCACAGAGCGTCATCTGTAAGCCAG TTTAG
- the LOC124906010 gene encoding uncharacterized protein LOC124906010 isoform X1, protein MVALRGSWTSLRDPSQQGPEKQAHTQWSLQELHLSWSACEPVVWRGEDALPHEKKVVIPMGSTDEDTGPQLCPLSEAFLTWGFWVKGAPRQRLMWDRVWTVEPQSVICKPGSETSVHGRAS, encoded by the exons ATGGTGGCCCTGCGTGGCTCGTGGACCTCTCTCAGGGACCCCTCTCAGCAGGGGCCGGAAAAGCAGGCCCACACCCAGTGGTCATTGCAGGAACTTCACTTGAGCTGGTCTGCTTGTGAGCCTGTGGTTTGGAGAGGAGAAGACGCACTTCCCCATGAGAAAAAG GTGGTCATCCCCATGGGCTCCACAGATGAGGACACCGGCCCTCAGCTCTGCCCCCTCTCAGAAGCCTTCCTCACCTGGGGGTTCTGGGTGAAGGGAGCTCCCCGCCAGAGACTCATGTGGGATCGTGTGTGGACCGTAGAGCCACAGAGCGTCATCTGTAAGCCAG